Proteins from one Hydrogenophaga sp. SL48 genomic window:
- a CDS encoding dihydrodipicolinate synthase family protein, with translation MSSSIFSGTIPALMTPCTPDRQPDFDALVQTGRDLIGAGMSALVYCGSMGDWPLLSDEQRMDGVERLTRAGLPVIVGTGAQNTARASALAAHAKACGAKGLMIIPRVLSRGNSAAAQRAHFTDILTAAVDLPSVIYNSPYYGYETKADLFFELRSRFPHLIGFKEFGGAASLRYAAEHITSRDAGVTLMVGVDTQVFHGFVNCGAKGAITGIGNVLPKEVLQLVALCEQAASGDVLARQRAPELEAALGVLSSFDEGVDLVLYFKHLMVLQGHAEYALHFNPTDALSDSQRNYATAQFELFKRWYASWPGKA, from the coding sequence ATGAGCAGCAGCATTTTCAGCGGCACGATCCCCGCCTTGATGACCCCTTGCACGCCCGACCGGCAACCGGACTTCGATGCCCTGGTCCAGACCGGCCGCGACCTGATTGGCGCGGGCATGTCGGCCCTGGTGTACTGCGGCTCGATGGGCGACTGGCCCCTGCTGAGTGACGAGCAGCGCATGGACGGCGTCGAGCGCCTGACCCGCGCCGGCCTGCCCGTGATCGTGGGCACCGGGGCGCAGAACACCGCCCGCGCCAGCGCGCTGGCCGCCCACGCCAAGGCTTGCGGCGCCAAGGGGCTGATGATCATCCCCCGCGTGCTGTCGCGCGGCAACTCGGCGGCGGCCCAGCGCGCCCACTTCACCGACATCCTGACCGCCGCGGTCGACCTGCCCAGCGTGATCTACAACAGCCCCTACTACGGCTACGAAACCAAGGCCGACTTGTTCTTCGAGCTGCGCTCTCGCTTCCCCCACCTGATCGGCTTCAAGGAGTTCGGCGGCGCGGCGTCCTTGCGTTACGCGGCGGAGCACATCACCTCGCGCGATGCGGGCGTGACGCTGATGGTGGGCGTGGACACGCAGGTGTTCCACGGCTTCGTCAACTGCGGCGCCAAGGGCGCCATCACCGGCATCGGCAACGTGCTGCCCAAAGAGGTGCTGCAACTGGTGGCCCTGTGCGAGCAGGCGGCCAGCGGTGACGTGCTGGCCCGCCAGCGCGCGCCAGAGCTGGAAGCGGCGCTGGGGGTGCTGTCGTCGTTTGACGAAGGCGTGGACCTGGTGCTGTACTTCAAGCACCTCATGGTGCTGCAGGGCCACGCGGAATATGCCCTGCACTTCAACCCCACCGATGCGCTGTCCGACAGCCAGCGGAACTACGCCACGGCCCAGTTCGAGCTCTTCAAGCGCTGGTACGCCAGCTGGCCGGGAAAGGCCTGA
- a CDS encoding 4-hydroxyproline epimerase has product MTRIEMQVIDSHTEGEPTRLVVAGGPALGNGSLSERKALFARDFDHYRVLAANEPRGYDAVVGALLCEPVDTSCAAGLIFFNNTGYLGMCGHGTIGAAVTLAHMGRIAPGVHRFETPVGVVSVDLRSANEVTIQNVESHVFRREVEIDVPGLGRIVGDVAWGGNWFFLCHSTPCELTLQHIGELTRQAEAVKMTLVRDGITGRNGAEIDHIEFFGPAVAADAHSRNFVLCPGGAYDRSPCGTGTSAKLACLAAAGKLQPGDTWVQESVIGSRFEASYLPTEHGVIPSITGRAYVTAEARLIADPADPLLPAAFRAALA; this is encoded by the coding sequence ATGACACGCATTGAAATGCAGGTCATCGACTCCCACACCGAGGGCGAGCCCACGCGCCTGGTCGTGGCCGGTGGGCCAGCGCTGGGCAACGGCTCCTTGAGCGAACGCAAGGCCCTCTTTGCCCGCGACTTCGACCACTACCGCGTGCTGGCGGCGAACGAACCGCGCGGCTACGACGCGGTGGTCGGCGCCTTGTTGTGCGAACCGGTGGACACCAGCTGCGCCGCCGGCCTGATCTTCTTCAACAACACCGGCTACCTGGGCATGTGCGGCCACGGCACCATCGGCGCCGCCGTCACGCTCGCCCACATGGGACGCATCGCGCCCGGCGTGCACCGCTTCGAGACACCGGTCGGCGTGGTGAGCGTGGACCTCCGGTCCGCCAACGAAGTGACGATCCAGAACGTCGAGAGCCATGTGTTCCGGCGTGAGGTCGAGATCGACGTGCCCGGCCTGGGGCGCATCGTGGGCGACGTCGCCTGGGGCGGCAACTGGTTCTTCCTGTGCCACAGCACGCCCTGCGAGCTGACGCTGCAGCACATCGGCGAGCTCACCCGCCAGGCCGAGGCTGTGAAGATGACGCTGGTGCGCGACGGCATCACCGGGCGCAACGGTGCCGAGATCGACCACATCGAGTTCTTCGGCCCCGCGGTGGCCGCCGACGCACACAGCCGCAACTTCGTGCTGTGCCCCGGCGGTGCCTACGACCGCTCTCCTTGCGGCACCGGCACCAGCGCCAAGCTGGCCTGCCTGGCCGCGGCCGGCAAGCTCCAGCCGGGCGACACCTGGGTGCAGGAAAGCGTGATCGGCAGCCGCTTCGAGGCCAGCTACCTGCCCACGGAACACGGCGTCATCCCCAGCATCACCGGCCGCGCCTACGTCACGGCGGAAGCGCGGCTGATCGCCGACCCGGCCGATCCCCTGCTGCCGGCGGCGTTCCGCGCGGCGCTGGCCTGA
- a CDS encoding NAD(P)/FAD-dependent oxidoreductase, translated as MTFSIHPEPDSADVAVVGAGIIGLSVAMHLVAQGRSVLLIDRKGIALETSAQNAGALAFSDILPLASPRILRQAPRWLLDPLGPLAIRPGYALQMVPWLLRFGLASRPSAYRASLQAQTQLMRLAAPAFHAMLARAKASHMIRQDGSLQVYESDAEFRSSLPGWQLRAEAGIAFEHVKGERLRALQPGLASSIIAGTFVPHWETVSDPFEVASALGRHVMQAGTAWRQAEVRSIAVGDGGVELQLAQGSAVRAKQAVIATGAWSRHLAAQLGDAIPLETERGYNTTLPPGAFDLQRQIIFGAHGFVVTPLSTGIRVGGAVELGGLKLPPNFKRSAHMLEKAARLLPGLRTEGGTQWMGYRPSLPDSLPVIGHARASRQVVYAFGHGHLGLTQSGATGQLVAELLAGHAPSIPLEPFRPDRF; from the coding sequence ATGACATTCTCCATCCACCCCGAGCCCGACAGCGCCGACGTGGCGGTGGTGGGCGCCGGCATCATCGGCCTCTCGGTGGCGATGCACCTGGTGGCCCAGGGCCGTTCGGTGCTGCTGATCGACCGCAAGGGCATTGCGCTGGAAACCAGCGCCCAGAACGCCGGCGCGCTGGCCTTTTCCGACATCCTTCCCCTGGCCTCGCCGCGCATCCTGCGGCAAGCGCCGCGCTGGCTGCTCGATCCGCTGGGGCCGCTGGCCATCCGTCCTGGTTACGCGCTCCAGATGGTGCCCTGGCTGCTGCGTTTTGGCCTGGCCAGCCGGCCTTCGGCCTACCGCGCGAGCCTGCAGGCGCAGACGCAGCTGATGCGGCTGGCCGCCCCCGCGTTTCACGCCATGCTGGCCCGCGCGAAGGCCTCGCACATGATCCGCCAGGACGGCTCCTTGCAGGTCTATGAAAGCGATGCCGAGTTCCGCTCCAGCCTCCCGGGCTGGCAGCTGCGCGCCGAGGCGGGCATCGCCTTCGAGCACGTGAAAGGCGAGCGGCTACGGGCGCTGCAACCGGGCCTCGCCAGTTCCATCATCGCGGGCACCTTCGTGCCGCACTGGGAGACCGTGAGCGACCCGTTTGAGGTGGCTTCGGCGCTGGGGCGCCATGTGATGCAGGCGGGCACCGCCTGGCGCCAGGCGGAGGTGCGGTCCATCGCTGTGGGCGATGGCGGTGTGGAGCTGCAGCTCGCGCAAGGCAGCGCCGTCCGCGCGAAGCAGGCCGTGATCGCCACCGGCGCGTGGTCGCGCCACCTCGCGGCCCAGCTGGGCGATGCCATCCCGCTGGAAACCGAGCGCGGCTACAACACCACGCTGCCGCCCGGGGCGTTCGACCTCCAGCGCCAGATCATCTTTGGCGCCCATGGTTTTGTGGTCACGCCGCTGTCGACCGGCATCCGGGTCGGTGGTGCGGTGGAGCTGGGCGGGCTCAAGCTGCCGCCCAACTTCAAGCGGTCGGCCCACATGCTGGAGAAGGCCGCGCGCCTGCTGCCGGGGCTGCGCACCGAGGGCGGCACGCAGTGGATGGGCTACCGCCCCTCGCTGCCCGACTCGCTGCCCGTCATCGGGCACGCCAGGGCCAGTCGGCAGGTGGTCTACGCCTTCGGGCACGGGCACCTGGGCCTGACGCAGAGCGGCGCCACCGGGCAACTGGTGGCCGAGTTGCTGGCGGGGCACGCTCCGTCGATTCCGCTCGAACCCTTCAGGCCCGACCGCTTCTAG
- the modC gene encoding molybdenum ABC transporter ATP-binding protein, whose translation MSAAPGRSQASSHRSPQGEGGPVSGDALQLTAHLQHPGFTLNVSLELPAHGITVLFGPSGSGKTSCLRVLAGLEPAARARVVVGDQVWQDSERGLFVPVHRRAVGYVFQEASLFGHLTVEGNLRFGFDRTPAAERRHGWDHGLDLLGIRHLLSRRPHELSGGERQRVAIARALAASPRVLLMDEPLAALDAARKAEILPWLEQLHEALDLPVVYVTHSVDEVARLADHVVLLEQGQMLAQGPVIELMTRADLPLAHGDSAGALVEAMTCGLHSKSGLCELRFDGGTLLLPQTRATPLPERTPVRVRIQARDVSLSLIKPEQTSVLNILPATVSEVSEDGPGQVLVGLRLGQGTRLLSRISRLSCERLGIAPGLPVYVQIKGVAMVR comes from the coding sequence ATGAGCGCAGCGCCGGGCCGTTCCCAAGCCAGCTCACACCGCAGCCCGCAGGGCGAAGGTGGTCCAGTAAGCGGGGATGCCCTGCAACTGACGGCGCATTTGCAGCACCCCGGCTTCACGCTGAACGTGAGCCTGGAGCTGCCCGCCCATGGCATCACCGTGCTCTTCGGCCCCTCGGGCAGCGGCAAGACGAGTTGCCTGCGCGTGCTTGCCGGGCTGGAGCCGGCGGCGCGCGCCCGCGTGGTGGTGGGCGACCAGGTGTGGCAAGACAGCGAGCGCGGCCTCTTCGTGCCGGTGCACCGCCGGGCCGTGGGTTATGTCTTTCAGGAGGCCAGCCTGTTTGGGCACCTCACGGTGGAGGGCAACCTGCGTTTCGGTTTTGACCGCACGCCCGCGGCCGAGCGCCGTCACGGCTGGGACCACGGCCTGGATCTGCTGGGCATCCGCCACCTGCTGAGCCGCCGGCCCCACGAGCTCTCGGGCGGCGAACGCCAGCGCGTGGCCATCGCCCGCGCCTTGGCCGCGAGCCCGCGCGTGCTGCTGATGGACGAGCCGCTGGCGGCGCTGGACGCGGCGCGCAAGGCCGAGATACTGCCGTGGCTGGAGCAACTGCACGAGGCGCTGGACCTGCCCGTGGTGTACGTCACGCACTCGGTGGACGAGGTGGCGCGGCTGGCCGACCACGTGGTGTTGCTGGAGCAGGGCCAGATGCTGGCGCAGGGGCCGGTGATCGAGCTCATGACCCGCGCCGACCTGCCGCTGGCGCACGGCGACAGCGCGGGCGCGCTGGTGGAAGCCATGACTTGCGGGCTGCACAGCAAGAGCGGTTTGTGCGAGCTGCGCTTTGACGGCGGCACGCTGCTGCTGCCGCAGACGCGGGCCACGCCGCTGCCCGAGCGCACGCCGGTGCGCGTGCGCATCCAGGCGCGGGACGTGAGCCTGTCGCTGATCAAGCCGGAGCAGACCAGCGTGCTCAACATCCTGCCCGCCACGGTGAGCGAGGTGAGCGAAGACGGCCCGGGCCAGGTGCTGGTGGGTCTGCGTCTGGGGCAAGGCACGCGCCTGCTCTCGCGCATCAGCCGGCTCTCGTGCGAGCGGCTGGGCATCGCGCCCGGACTGCCGGTGTATGTGCAGATCAAGGGCGTGGCAATGGTGCGTTGA
- the modB gene encoding molybdate ABC transporter permease subunit: protein MATGFEAVLLTPSDLQAIWLTLQVAGLTTLILLLLGTPLAWWLARLRRWWVKPVGALVALPLVLPPSVLGFYLLVTLGPQGPLGQAMLALGLPTLPFTFAGLVVGSVFYSLPFMVQPVLSSMQALGERPLEAAASLRASPLDTFFNVVLPLCKPGLITGTIMSFAHTVGEFGVVLMVGGNIPGVTRVVSVQIYDHVEALEYADAHRLAAVMLGFAFVVLLALQLYNGRGRSESANGGRA, encoded by the coding sequence ATGGCTACGGGGTTTGAGGCTGTGCTGCTGACCCCGAGCGACCTTCAGGCGATCTGGCTGACCCTTCAGGTCGCCGGGCTGACGACGCTGATCCTGTTGCTGCTGGGCACGCCGCTGGCCTGGTGGCTGGCGCGTTTGCGGCGCTGGTGGGTGAAGCCGGTGGGGGCGCTGGTGGCGCTGCCGCTGGTGTTGCCGCCGTCGGTGCTGGGCTTCTATCTGCTGGTCACGCTGGGGCCGCAAGGGCCGCTGGGCCAGGCGATGCTGGCGCTGGGCCTGCCCACCCTGCCCTTCACCTTTGCCGGGCTGGTGGTGGGCTCGGTGTTCTATTCGCTGCCGTTCATGGTGCAGCCGGTGCTGAGCAGCATGCAGGCGCTGGGTGAGCGCCCGCTGGAGGCGGCGGCCAGCCTGCGCGCCTCACCGCTGGACACGTTTTTCAATGTGGTGCTGCCGCTGTGCAAGCCCGGCCTGATCACAGGAACCATCATGAGCTTTGCCCACACGGTGGGCGAGTTTGGCGTGGTGCTGATGGTGGGCGGCAACATCCCGGGCGTGACGCGCGTGGTGTCGGTGCAGATCTACGACCACGTGGAGGCGCTCGAATACGCCGACGCGCACCGCCTCGCCGCCGTGATGCTGGGCTTTGCCTTTGTGGTGCTGCTGGCGCTGCAGCTCTACAACGGGCGCGGGCGCTCTGAGTCTGCGAACGGGGGGCGCGCATGA
- the modA gene encoding molybdate ABC transporter substrate-binding protein encodes MRLPFRPLAVLLFAALAHTATHAAEAQVAVAANFAEPIKAIAAVLEKTTGHTLKVSTGASGAIYTQIRNGAPFDVFLSADHQRPELLEKDGLAQPGTRFTYATGQLVLWSAKAGRVDAKGEVLKAADLGKVAYANPKTAPYGAAAVQVMERLGLGTALAPKLVQGESIGQTFGFVKTGNADVGFVAMSQVLLGGRLKEGSMWVVPPALHDPIRQDAVVLKRGESNEAAQALIKLLQSPNIKDLIRSYGYGV; translated from the coding sequence ATGCGCCTGCCCTTCCGCCCCCTCGCCGTCCTGCTCTTCGCCGCACTCGCCCACACCGCCACCCACGCCGCCGAAGCCCAGGTCGCCGTTGCCGCCAACTTCGCCGAGCCCATCAAAGCCATCGCCGCCGTGTTGGAGAAAACCACCGGCCACACACTGAAGGTTTCGACCGGCGCCTCGGGGGCGATCTACACGCAGATCCGCAACGGGGCGCCCTTTGATGTGTTCCTCTCGGCCGACCATCAGCGGCCCGAGCTCCTGGAGAAAGACGGGCTGGCGCAGCCGGGCACGCGCTTCACCTACGCCACCGGCCAGCTGGTGTTGTGGTCGGCCAAGGCGGGCCGGGTGGACGCGAAGGGCGAGGTGCTGAAGGCGGCCGACCTGGGCAAGGTGGCCTACGCCAACCCCAAGACCGCCCCCTACGGCGCGGCGGCCGTGCAGGTGATGGAGCGACTGGGCCTGGGCACGGCGCTCGCGCCGAAGCTGGTGCAGGGCGAGAGCATCGGCCAGACCTTCGGCTTCGTGAAGACCGGCAACGCCGATGTGGGCTTTGTGGCGATGTCGCAGGTGCTGCTGGGCGGGAGGTTGAAGGAGGGCTCGATGTGGGTGGTGCCGCCGGCGCTGCACGACCCGATCCGGCAGGACGCGGTGGTGCTCAAGCGCGGCGAAAGCAATGAGGCGGCGCAGGCACTGATCAAGCTGCTGCAGAGCCCGAACATCAAAGACCTGATCCGCTCCTATGGCTACGGGGTTTGA
- a CDS encoding LysR family transcriptional regulator, whose translation MPSLHAALSEALGHATSDKRLEVLRRVAETGSISQAARDAGTSRKAAWQAMDTLST comes from the coding sequence TTGCCATCCCTCCACGCCGCCCTCTCCGAAGCCCTGGGCCACGCCACCAGCGACAAGCGCCTGGAGGTGTTGCGCCGCGTGGCCGAGACGGGCTCCATCTCGCAGGCTGCGCGCGATGCGGGCACCAGCCGCAAGGCGGCCTGGCAGGCGATGGACACGCTGAGCACCTGA